From Caldicellulosiruptor hydrothermalis 108, a single genomic window includes:
- the thiI gene encoding tRNA uracil 4-sulfurtransferase ThiI has translation MGSKLKALLMRYGELALKGQNRPFFEDTLVRNIKKRLSDIDSVMVKKEQGRIFVENLSEEYFDEAIERLKRVFGIVGITICEVAEKNLEGIKQAAEVVTKSELEKGKKTFKVETKRADKKFELKSPEVSKLIGAHILRKFAEMYGLCVDVHNPDFILNIEIRDKVYVYSSEEKGIGGMPLGTGGRAHLLLSGGIDSPVAGFMIAKRGVEIEAIHFYSFPYTGEKAKEKVIDLCKVLAKYTDKIKLYIVPFTEIQLSIYENCDERFLTIIMRRFMMKIAQKIAMQNGGLALITGESIGQVASQTMESLFCTQAAVSMPVFRPLIGMDKEEIIRLAKKIGTYDISILPYEDCCTVFVPKHPKTKPKLEQVLAEESKLKAEELIEKAVTNTEWMVIRDR, from the coding sequence ATGGGCTCAAAATTGAAAGCACTGCTGATGAGATACGGTGAGCTTGCGTTAAAAGGTCAAAATCGTCCTTTTTTTGAAGATACGCTGGTCAGGAATATCAAAAAAAGACTTTCTGACATTGACTCGGTTATGGTTAAAAAGGAGCAGGGCAGGATATTTGTTGAGAATTTAAGTGAGGAATATTTTGATGAAGCAATTGAAAGGCTCAAACGCGTTTTTGGGATTGTAGGAATTACCATATGCGAGGTTGCTGAAAAGAATTTAGAGGGAATAAAGCAGGCTGCTGAAGTTGTTACCAAAAGTGAGCTTGAGAAGGGTAAGAAGACTTTTAAGGTTGAGACTAAGCGAGCAGATAAGAAATTTGAGTTAAAGTCTCCAGAGGTCTCTAAGTTAATAGGCGCGCATATCTTGAGAAAGTTTGCTGAGATGTATGGACTTTGTGTTGACGTTCACAACCCTGATTTTATTTTGAACATTGAAATAAGAGACAAAGTATATGTCTATTCATCAGAAGAAAAAGGTATTGGAGGAATGCCGCTTGGCACAGGTGGCAGGGCACACCTTCTTTTGTCCGGTGGTATAGACAGTCCTGTTGCCGGTTTTATGATTGCCAAAAGAGGTGTTGAGATAGAAGCAATTCACTTTTACAGTTTTCCTTACACCGGCGAGAAAGCAAAGGAAAAGGTAATAGACTTGTGTAAGGTTTTGGCAAAATACACAGATAAGATAAAGCTCTATATAGTTCCATTTACTGAAATTCAGCTTTCTATTTATGAAAATTGTGATGAGAGATTCTTGACAATAATAATGAGAAGGTTCATGATGAAGATTGCACAGAAGATTGCGATGCAAAACGGTGGACTTGCTTTGATTACTGGTGAGAGCATAGGTCAGGTTGCAAGCCAGACAATGGAAAGCCTGTTTTGCACGCAGGCAGCTGTTTCAATGCCAGTTTTCAGACCGCTCATTGGCATGGACAAGGAAGAGATAATAAGACTTGCAAAGAAGATTGGCACATATGATATCTCTATACTTCCTTATGAAGACTGCTGTACTGTGTTTGTTCCTAAGCATCCGAAAACAAAACCAAAGCTTGAACAAGTTTTGGCTGAGGAAAGCAAGCTCAAGGCAGAAGAACTGATTGAAAAGGCAGTAACAAATACCGAGTGGATGGTGATAAGAGATAGGTGA